The genomic stretch ACTTCATTCCTTTCTACACGAGCTTGCAAGGGCgatttccacagcttctccacagctctccccgccagtcttgaagattcttggagacacgtctaagtcaagaggcaagttatgataagaagaagaagaagctagggttttattgtataaaatcttgtaagaGTTATTTGTATTTGGCTTCCTTCTTGCTTAttattgtattgtgagcttgtaaggcttctccaccttcggtagttaccgtaaaggagggttttcatagtggagggtgtgtgagtgtgtagatcattggactagtcacctcttcttggggtggataccaagtaaacctatATGTTAGCGTTggagtgtgttgtttcttgtatttttcgatacacatcatcacaagaagtaagcaacgacaagcacgagatcgcgacgagctattcatcccccccccccccccctctagctacatttcggtctcaACAATCGCATCCGCTCGGCCTCTATGTGTTGTATAGCATTCAGCCTCTACTCGTGATGGTACAGTTGTGGTCCCGATTGGGGTTCTTTATGCAGCAAAGGAGGGAGAGGGGATCGGCGCTCGAGGGCAAATACATGAGCGGGTGTGACAACCTCCTTCTTCATAACAAATTGAgtctcctccacattaatgtacttggTTGCTCTTCCAAGtaggtggtcgaagtccctgggtGGCTTCTTGATCAAGTACCAGAAGAAGTCCCCCTATGTGAGCCCTTGAGAGAAAGCATTCACTAGGATCTCTGGGGTGGGCGAAGGAACGTCCATAGCTACCTagttgaatcttttgatgtacaCCATCAACGCCTCCTTAGGCCCTGTTTGAGGAAGAATAAACTCGACGTGGTCTTGTGATATCGTCTAATGCTGGCGAAGTGATAAAGAAATGCTTTGCGAGAATCTTTAAACCGGTAAATGGACTCAGTAGGTAGTCTGTTGAACCATCTTTGTGCCGAGCTGAAAAGGATAGTAATGAACACCTGGCACTTAACATCATTCGTGTATTGATGAAAGATGGCTACATTATCAAATTTGAGTAGATAATCTTCTGGGTCGGTCACTTCCTTATATTCTCCGATCGTCAAAGGTTGAAAGTGGCTTAGCAGTTTgttcttcaaaattttggaagAACGACATACTTATCCACTCGAGGGGAGCTGCTAGACATCGAGGCATTCCCTTTTAGAAGATCCCTTGCGAGCGCGTCTCTAAAAGATGATACTTGGAGTCTTTCCACTCGGCCCATCTCATCAAGTGGCGTGCGgaacatgttagagtgtatactaaaagcctagcttttgtataaacatttctttagaaataaagaatcacaatggtcaaatacctacattaatatgctaagtgtagttgttcaattaatttatattgtagataacatggtgtgtagtgtcacacacagaaaatcatgttatcaattccttataaattataaacagtagctcatgactaagatggaaaggaacaaaccgttgaatagtcgcagtgtaattagttattagtttatcttgactaataaattacactagtacactctgagtgtattgagtaggaccatttaagataagttctttttatattgatttaataaaagaacaaagaccttagttattatggaagtgtgtgctttaatcctaatataataacaaacacatatacttaatatttatttctttaatttatcaaaggttgcgatttagttcgataaatcaataggtctgataagttgagaaatgatattacttataatgtgtgttgttgattatagaaggaaattgtgtcctagttatctaggttgagaatgtctccaagagaagctcataaggattgtcatgttaaaccttgcagatggacttagtccgacatgacgataaagttgagtggtactactcttggactaagatattaattaagtgagttgtcagtaactcatttaattagtggatattcgacatcttaaacacagggagactaacacactcataataagaaggagcccaaaatgtaatttgggattagtgcggtagttcaataataattctttagtggtatgaattattattgaggaaattaagttgagtgttcggggcgaacacgggaagcttaatttcatcgggagaccaaaaccaattcctcctctcggtccctatcgtagtctcttgtatatagagatttatacccaccgcatacccacttcctaccaatacaaaggggtcggccaagcaagcttggagactgggccggccaagcaaaggGTTAAGCCAAGATGGAGGggccgaccaatgcttggagcccaagcataatgtggtcggccctaataaaattaaaaggatttttattttaaaatttttcttattaggattccatggttttataaaagagagtttaaaatttaaaattttccttttatagctttctacaaatgattaagtgaaagatttgatatctttccttatttgtagataaggaggaagattttaattttgaaaaaaactttccttttttgtaaccatgtttatgatttaaaaagagagttttaaaattaaaaattttcttttataagtttctacaaaagattaagagaagatttgatatctttccttatttgtagattgaaagaagattttaattttagagaaaactttcctttttggaaatcatccaaatgtttaaaagaaagattttaatttataaaatttccttttataacccaccatgaaaggaaaaattattggagaaatttttattttcccggaaacaaattaggaagttttaattcttgttaaaactttccttgtttgggattagaaggtggtcggccatgttaataatgaaaaggaaattgttttttaattttccttttcatggcaaaggaattaaggaagtttttatttaaatttccttatttgccaagaccaaggattataaaagagggggtagagatgccttcatgggtaacgactctattctttttccctccctctcttccttggtggtgtggccggcccttctagttttcccttctccttttttttcttctcctttgccgaaactcttcatccattgaagcttggaaggtggccggatattgcttggagaagaaggagagaaaggagactttgtttcttgcatcccttagagcttggtggtggtggccgaacctcatcctttcatggagttattgtggtggccgaatcttgcttggagaagaaggtggcttaggtggattctcatctcggtagatcgttgcccacacaacgtccgggataagaagagaaatacggtagaagatcaagaggtcgttgcatacaaaggaaggtataactagtaattatttcccgcatcatactagtttttcttttgtatgaatttcaaatacaagagacattagattctagtttttcaaatttgctattcgtgtttgtgtttttttttatttttcgaatttgtgattcgattgttctttttggttaaacataatgttattttaggaaattaaatatttaatttcgttaagaggctttgtcgaggcagtggtggatgctctcatacccaagaaggtcatgtgtctcgccatgtttgacctgggagccgagttctgaaatagatatttaattgaatttgtaacataggttgatttggatcaatagtgttaagttccgcttgcgatccaagtctaaaccattaagaacagataagttaaatttggaatcaataatattaagttctgtttgcgattcctaatttaatttctaaagaacacaataggttgtttaggaaaggttcgacacttatacaaaatttttatccagtggaactggtacgatcttcctaggaccaaccaacagaacAGTGCTCTGTGATATGCGATCTGAGAGGGCGACATGGGCGACAAGTTGATCGGCTGTACAGGAGCTTGAACAAAGCCGACCGGAGGAGGAGGAACTGGTTGGAACCCAGTCAATCCTTCCACTCGAGTCCCTGGCTCGGTGTGAGGGCCCGTCATTGATACAGCTGGGTCGTTCAGCAAAGGACCCCTGTTTGCTACTTATTGTACCAATTTCTACGCTCGAGCGGCTATTAGCAGCTCCAAGTCTTCTTGCGACAAGATAACTATGGTGAGTCGCCCAGTCTTTTCCATCTCTGTATTCCAGATTTAGGCAAAGATTCCCACAAACTGCACCAAGTTTAATCCTGTCTAAAATCAAGGGAGATGGAACACTATACACGTGACTCTGATGTTGACTGTGAGAATACTCTGATAAAAGTAAGTGACGTCGAGTGCTCCTGCATGTCACAAATAGACGATATAGGAAAAGAACGTTAGCAACTGGACCAGCGAGGGGTCCCTGCGTAGGCACTCTGACCCTCAAGTCAAATAAGTGTCCGAGAGAAAAAATGAAATGTAGTGAATAGTATAGAGTGAGTGTGTAAGCATAGCCTCGCGTACctatgcatgttgatggacacctccttttatattttacttttcctttgtgcATGAATCACGAGGCATTACCAAAATAGAACCAACCATTATGATACTTTGACACATTTCTAAAAATGGGCCACCATTTCTATGTTTTGCATAATGAAAACTTATGCTATACAACTGGCACAAGGAATATTTCTTTGATTCTCTGACGATCATTACACACTTACACAATACGCCAAAGAGGAGTAGTAGGCTATTGGGCTGATAGGCCTTTGATATGCTTTGATGGCAGGCCGGCGGAGCCCCCTCTATGGTCCGATCAGACATCATCTGCAGACGGGAGTCGGGTCGACTAAGTAATGATGTCACCTTCAAGAACTCAACCTTCGCTCGATCCGATCAGACCGTGTGTCCAGAATATCCGATCAACTAGACCACTAGGCCAAGTTGATCGACCAAGATATCTTCCAGTGACCTAGAAGACTGGGCTTTGAATGGCACTGACATAGCTCGGGATTCTATGGACCTGGAGGGACTCAAGATTCAATCGGACCAACGACCCGATCGACTGAGCCACTCGGCCAGGACCTATGACCATTCTGTCCCCGAGTACTAACTCCTCCTCAACTTTGACCGTCATGTTATTTGACTTTCTTGACTTTGATCCAACTTCCAAGCCCCCATTATTCACTGTATCAATAACTATCATTCTTATTGAAAACCTTCATCTTCTCCTCGAGCTCGCAGATCTTTTGCATCTGGAGCATCTACTACCTGACGAGCTCGTTCTCGCACTTCCATGGCTGATAGAACTAGGCAAGGCAGCACTTGTTGATGAGGATGAGGACCTCATTGTCTCTATCCGCATCTCCAACGCCACAAAATCTCTATGGAACAAGTCTTCTTCTATCACCTCCCCAACTCCACCTCCCACTTAATCACCCTCCATCCTTCAAATCTCAACTCCTCCCTTTCCCTGGCTCTCCTGGCCTTCTTCCCCCTCGCCGAAAAGATCCAGCAATCCCCGCATGAGCCCAACAACAACCTCCATGAGCTCTACTGTGCAGAGGGGAACGATGTTGTCATCACCATCACATTTCTGGCAAGCAGGCAAAAGCTTCACCGTTGTAATGAATAAAAAAACCTTCCACCCCCAAAAGCAGCTACTTAACTCCTAACATACTAAATAGGATGTTTTGTCAAGTATCGGCAGCAACAGTGACGACCAGCAATTATTTTTGTGTTTCAACTTGTTCATCATAGTAAGCTCAAAATACTTGAATGTTATTAATCTCCACGACATTAAGGGTCAAAAAAACATGACTCGGGCTCAGCCAATGTAGGTCAACTCCTATTCACTAACCAAGCAACTGGTTCTGATTACTATCACAAATTGCAATAGGCTCAACAATTATAACATAGAAAACAGAGTGCAAACTTGTTGGAAGATCCATATCTATGAAGCTTGTTTCTCCACTGCAGCCTGTTCAAATGTCTCTCCGTGCACAAGCTCTGggacatcatcatcatcttcttctccacctttAGCAGCAGGAGCAGCATCAGGTGCTTGTTTCTGGAATTGCTCAGCGAGCCTTCGTAGGTTTTCTAGATTATCAGGACCTGTGTGACCAAGTGAAGATCAGGCTGATTGTTTTCATGAAGTATATTGAAGGATTACAAGAGCAAGCTAAAGAAGATTATAACTAGTAAAAAAAGGTGGATTCACCACCTCAGCAGCAAGATTATAACTAGTAACAAGTACAATTGGTGCGTTACACAAAAGTTAGCCATGAAATCCATATTACAATGAGAAGACTTACCTAGCTGGTTGATGATTGTAGGGAGCAAGTCCTGAAGTTCTGAAACCGGAAAAATCACAAGGTTACACTTCTAGAAAAACTTTCACGAGATAAAAAGGTGAtgtttaaacatattgtcaagtCAAACACATATATAAAGTACTAGCTACTTATTAATAATCCACTTAATGTTAATGAAAtttcttgttttattttccttaatttatgAATGCAGTCTCCTACTCTTGCAAAATAGTTAATATGAGAAGGAAACAAACTGTACTTTTAGTCTGAGGAGAACCGCTAACCACCCATGTATTGGCTGCAATCGAAGCTTGcactaaaaacaaaacaaaaggagTTGAATATCATAATACAATTTTGTTATATTATACATGAAATCATTAACTTGCTTAACGAATTTCTATCTTTGTTTACCTTTGGGATTCAGAAACTGGATGACAACATCATCTTTAAAAATGTTGACCTCTTCTAT from Zingiber officinale cultivar Zhangliang chromosome 5B, Zo_v1.1, whole genome shotgun sequence encodes the following:
- the LOC121983928 gene encoding nascent polypeptide-associated complex subunit beta-like isoform X2, whose translation is MNREKLIKMAGAVRTGGKGSMRRKKKAVHKSPTTDDKKLQSTLRRIGVNTIPAIEEVNIFKDDVVIQFLNPKVQASIAANTWVVSGSPQTKKLQDLLPTIINQLGPDNLENLRRLAEQFQKQAPDAAPAAKGGEEDDDDVPELVHGETFEQAAVEKQAS
- the LOC121983928 gene encoding nascent polypeptide-associated complex subunit beta-like isoform X1, producing the protein MHIMRNCFKSFIGLLSLFQMNREKLIKMAGAVRTGGKGSMRRKKKAVHKSPTTDDKKLQSTLRRIGVNTIPAIEEVNIFKDDVVIQFLNPKVQASIAANTWVVSGSPQTKKLQDLLPTIINQLGPDNLENLRRLAEQFQKQAPDAAPAAKGGEEDDDDVPELVHGETFEQAAVEKQAS